The following are encoded in a window of Saccharothrix longispora genomic DNA:
- a CDS encoding DUF397 domain-containing protein has product MRTGTWFRSSHSTASGECVEVRFDGRTTRVRDSKNRRPTISLASGWRAFLSGVRGGAFETWRTPRPPVTP; this is encoded by the coding sequence ATGCGCACCGGCACCTGGTTCAGGAGCAGCCACAGCACCGCGTCCGGCGAGTGCGTGGAGGTCCGCTTCGACGGCCGCACCACCCGCGTGCGGGACAGCAAGAACCGCCGCCCGACGATCAGCCTCGCGTCCGGGTGGCGCGCCTTCCTGTCGGGCGTGCGCGGCGGGGCGTTCGAGACCTGGCGGACGCCCCGCCCGCCCGTCACGCCTTGA
- a CDS encoding acyl-CoA dehydrogenase family protein, translating to MLDFRLDEDYEALRKTVEEFARDEVAPVIGGFYEREEFPYGIVAKMGRMGLFGLPFPEEHGGMGGDYFALCLALEELARVDSSVAITLEAGVSLGAMPLYRFGSDEQKAQWLPKLTSGEVLGAFGLTEPGGGSDAGALRTTAKQDGDEWVLNGTKAFITNSGTDITGLVTVAAVTGRRENGKPEISAILVPSGTPGFTVSRKYSKVGWNASDTRELSFQDCRVPLANLVGERGRGYAQFLRTLDEGRVAIAAIGVGLAQGCVDECLKYVGEREAFGRRIGEYQAIQFKIAEMEARTHTARLAYYQAASKMLRGEPFKREAAIAKLVSSEAAMDNAREATQVFGGYGFMNEYPVGRFYRDAKILEIGEGTSEVQKMLIARELGLKA from the coding sequence ATGCTGGACTTCCGCCTTGACGAGGACTACGAGGCGCTGCGCAAGACCGTCGAGGAGTTCGCCCGGGACGAGGTCGCCCCGGTCATCGGCGGGTTCTACGAGCGCGAGGAGTTCCCCTACGGGATCGTCGCCAAGATGGGGCGGATGGGCCTGTTCGGCCTGCCGTTCCCCGAGGAGCACGGCGGCATGGGCGGCGACTACTTCGCGCTGTGCCTGGCGCTGGAGGAGCTGGCCCGGGTCGACTCGTCCGTCGCCATCACGCTGGAGGCGGGCGTCTCGCTGGGCGCGATGCCGCTGTACCGGTTCGGCTCCGACGAGCAGAAGGCGCAGTGGCTGCCGAAGCTGACCTCCGGCGAGGTGCTGGGCGCGTTCGGCCTCACCGAGCCCGGCGGCGGCTCCGACGCGGGCGCGCTGCGCACCACCGCGAAGCAGGACGGCGACGAGTGGGTGCTCAACGGCACCAAGGCGTTCATCACCAACTCGGGCACCGACATCACCGGCCTGGTGACCGTCGCCGCCGTCACCGGTCGCCGCGAGAACGGCAAGCCCGAGATCTCCGCGATCCTCGTGCCCTCCGGCACGCCCGGCTTCACGGTGTCCCGCAAGTACTCCAAGGTCGGCTGGAACGCCTCGGACACCCGCGAGCTGTCCTTCCAGGACTGCCGCGTGCCGCTGGCGAACCTCGTCGGCGAGCGCGGGCGCGGCTACGCCCAGTTCCTCCGCACCCTGGACGAGGGCCGGGTCGCCATCGCCGCGATCGGCGTGGGCCTGGCGCAGGGCTGCGTGGACGAGTGCCTGAAGTACGTGGGCGAGCGCGAGGCGTTCGGCCGCCGGATCGGCGAGTACCAGGCCATCCAGTTCAAGATCGCCGAGATGGAGGCCCGCACGCACACCGCGCGGCTGGCCTACTACCAGGCGGCCTCGAAGATGCTGCGCGGCGAGCCGTTCAAGCGCGAGGCGGCCATCGCGAAGCTCGTGTCGTCCGAGGCGGCCATGGACAACGCCCGCGAGGCCACGCAGGTCTTCGGCGGCTACGGGTTCATGAACGAGTACCCGGTCGGCCGCTTCTACCGGGACGCCAAGATCCTGGAGATCGGCGAGGGGACCAGCGAGGTGCAGAAGATGCTGATCGCGCGGGAGCTGGGCCTCAAGGCGTGA
- a CDS encoding acetyl/propionyl/methylcrotonyl-CoA carboxylase subunit alpha, which produces MFESVLVANRGEIAVRVIRALRAHGIRSVAVYSDADADAAHVRLADEAVRLGPAAARESYLSIEKVVEAALSTGARAVHPGYGFLAENAEFARACDKAGLVFIGPPAEAIEAMGDKIRAKLTVAAAGVPVVPGRTEVGMTDDDLVGAAAEIGFPVLLKPSAGGGGKGMRLVREPGALRDAIESARREARGSFGDDALLIERFVGNPRHVEIQVLADAHGGVVHLGERECSLQRRHQKIIEEAPSPLLTPEVREAMGRAAVEAARSVGYVGAGTVEFIVDGASGDWFFMEMNTRLQVEHPVTELVTGVDLVEQQLRVAAGEPLGFTSVELTGHAVEARVYAEDPSRGFLPTGGTVLLLEEPADVRVDSALRVGLTVGSDYDPMLAKVIAHGATRAEALRRLHAALGRFTLLGVTTNVPFLRALLTDPDVRAGDLDTGLVERKLDSLVAVDLPDEVPAAAALERQLSLAGDDGDPWARSDGWRLGDRAWTRWLIDGVEVRVRGDEVSIADGEPARYAVRVEGDRLVVGGRRYAMARDGDVLWLGRDGHAWALTETRPSEAAASGAAGRGGPVTSPMPGTVLVARAAQGDEVTAGQALFVVEAMKMEHTVTSPVAGVLTEVHVREGQQVALDQPLAVVVPHEE; this is translated from the coding sequence ATGTTCGAGTCGGTACTGGTGGCCAACCGCGGCGAGATCGCGGTCCGAGTCATCCGCGCCCTGAGGGCCCACGGCATCCGCTCCGTCGCCGTGTACAGCGACGCCGACGCCGACGCCGCGCACGTGCGGCTGGCCGACGAGGCGGTGCGGCTCGGCCCGGCGGCGGCCCGGGAGAGCTACCTGTCGATCGAGAAGGTGGTGGAGGCCGCGCTGTCGACGGGCGCCCGGGCGGTGCACCCCGGCTACGGCTTCCTCGCCGAGAACGCCGAGTTCGCCCGCGCCTGCGACAAGGCCGGGCTGGTGTTCATCGGCCCGCCCGCCGAGGCGATCGAGGCGATGGGCGACAAGATCCGCGCCAAGCTGACCGTCGCGGCGGCCGGGGTGCCGGTCGTGCCCGGCCGCACCGAGGTCGGCATGACCGACGACGACCTGGTCGGCGCGGCGGCCGAGATCGGTTTCCCGGTGCTGCTCAAGCCGTCCGCGGGCGGTGGCGGCAAGGGCATGCGGCTGGTCCGCGAGCCGGGGGCGCTGCGCGACGCGATCGAGTCCGCCCGGCGCGAGGCGCGCGGGTCGTTCGGCGACGACGCGCTGCTCATCGAGCGGTTCGTCGGCAACCCCCGGCACGTCGAGATCCAGGTGCTGGCGGACGCGCACGGCGGTGTGGTGCACCTCGGCGAACGCGAGTGCAGCCTCCAGCGGCGGCACCAGAAGATCATCGAGGAGGCCCCGTCACCGCTGCTCACCCCCGAGGTCCGGGAGGCCATGGGCCGGGCGGCGGTGGAGGCGGCGCGGTCCGTCGGGTACGTCGGCGCGGGCACCGTCGAGTTCATCGTCGACGGCGCGTCCGGCGACTGGTTCTTCATGGAGATGAACACCCGGCTCCAGGTCGAGCACCCGGTGACCGAGCTGGTCACCGGCGTGGACCTGGTCGAGCAGCAGCTGCGGGTGGCGGCGGGCGAGCCGCTGGGGTTCACCTCGGTCGAGCTGACCGGGCACGCCGTGGAGGCCCGCGTCTACGCCGAGGACCCGTCCCGCGGTTTCCTGCCCACCGGCGGCACGGTGCTGCTGCTGGAGGAGCCGGCGGACGTGCGGGTCGACTCGGCGCTGCGCGTCGGGCTGACCGTGGGCAGCGACTACGACCCGATGCTGGCCAAGGTGATCGCGCACGGCGCCACCCGGGCCGAGGCGCTGCGCCGGCTGCACGCCGCGCTGGGCCGGTTCACGCTGCTGGGCGTGACCACGAACGTGCCGTTCCTGCGGGCGCTGCTGACCGACCCGGACGTGCGGGCGGGCGACCTCGACACCGGGCTGGTGGAGCGGAAGCTCGACTCGCTGGTGGCCGTCGACCTGCCCGACGAGGTGCCGGCCGCCGCCGCCCTGGAGCGGCAGCTCTCCCTCGCGGGCGACGACGGCGACCCGTGGGCGCGGTCCGACGGCTGGCGGCTCGGCGACCGCGCGTGGACCCGGTGGCTGATCGACGGCGTCGAGGTGCGGGTGCGCGGTGACGAGGTGTCGATCGCGGACGGCGAACCGGCGCGCTACGCGGTCCGGGTCGAGGGCGACCGGCTGGTCGTGGGCGGCCGGCGGTACGCGATGGCCCGGGACGGGGACGTGCTGTGGCTGGGCAGGGACGGGCACGCGTGGGCGTTGACCGAGACCAGGCCGTCCGAGGCCGCCGCGTCGGGCGCCGCCGGTCGCGGCGGTCCGGTCACCAGCCCGATGCCCGGCACGGTGCTCGTCGCGCGGGCCGCGCAGGGCGACGAGGTGACCGCCGGGCAGGCGTTGTTCGTGGTCGAAGCGATGAAGATGGAGCACACCGTCACGTCACCCGTGGCCGGCGTGCTCACCGAAGTGCACGTCCGGGAGGGCCAGCAGGTCGCCCTGGACCAACCCCTGGCCGTCGTCGTGCCCCACGAGGAGTGA
- a CDS encoding carboxyl transferase domain-containing protein, which translates to MDAPVLRSTADKSADAFRRYHDEHTALVHDLRAKLRQAALGGPEKARARHVARGKLLPRDRVDTLLDPGSPFLELSPLAADGMYGDEAPAAGVITGVGRVSGREVVVVANDATVKGGTYYPMTVKKHLRAQEVALHNNLPCVYLVDSGGAFLPKQDEVFPDREHFGRIFFNQATMSARGIPQVAAVLGSCTAGGAYVPAMSDEAVIVRGQGTIFLGGPPLVKAATGEVVTAEELGGGELHSRTSGVTDHLAEDDGHALRVVRSIVSTLGPRAPRPWRVEPSVEPVVDPAELYGVVPTDSRTPYDVREVIARVVDGSRFQEFKKEYGTTLVTGFARVHGHPVGIVANNGVLFGESALKGAHFVQLCDQRSVPLVFLQNISGFMVGREYEAGGIAKHGAKMVTAVACARVPKFTVVIGGSFGAGNYSMCGRAYSPRFLWMWPNARISVMGGEQAASVLATVRRDQLGDEWSAEDEEAFKAPIRQQYEDQGNPYYSTARLWDDGVIDPLDTRTVLGLALSTAANAPIEPVSYGVFRM; encoded by the coding sequence ATGGACGCCCCGGTGCTGCGCAGCACGGCCGACAAGTCGGCCGACGCCTTCCGGCGCTACCACGACGAGCACACCGCGCTCGTGCACGACCTGCGCGCCAAGCTCCGCCAGGCCGCCCTGGGCGGTCCGGAGAAGGCCCGCGCCCGCCACGTGGCCCGCGGCAAGCTGCTGCCGCGCGACCGCGTCGACACCCTCCTGGACCCCGGCTCGCCGTTCCTGGAGCTGTCCCCGCTGGCCGCCGACGGCATGTACGGCGACGAGGCCCCGGCCGCCGGCGTCATCACCGGCGTCGGCCGCGTCTCCGGCCGCGAGGTCGTGGTCGTCGCCAACGACGCCACCGTCAAGGGCGGCACCTACTACCCGATGACGGTCAAGAAGCACCTCCGCGCCCAGGAGGTCGCGCTCCACAACAACCTCCCGTGCGTCTACCTGGTGGACTCCGGCGGCGCGTTCCTGCCGAAGCAGGACGAGGTGTTCCCGGACCGCGAGCACTTCGGCCGCATCTTCTTCAACCAGGCCACGATGTCCGCCCGCGGCATCCCGCAGGTCGCGGCGGTGCTCGGCTCGTGCACGGCGGGCGGCGCGTACGTGCCCGCCATGTCCGACGAGGCGGTGATCGTGCGCGGCCAGGGCACGATCTTCCTCGGCGGCCCGCCGCTGGTGAAGGCCGCCACCGGCGAGGTCGTCACGGCCGAGGAGCTGGGCGGCGGCGAGCTGCACTCGCGCACCTCCGGCGTCACCGACCACCTCGCCGAGGACGACGGGCACGCGCTGCGCGTCGTCCGCTCCATCGTCTCCACCCTCGGCCCCCGCGCGCCCCGCCCCTGGCGGGTCGAGCCGAGCGTCGAGCCGGTCGTCGACCCGGCCGAGCTGTACGGCGTCGTGCCGACCGACAGCCGCACCCCGTACGACGTGCGCGAGGTGATCGCCCGCGTCGTCGACGGCAGCCGGTTCCAGGAGTTCAAGAAGGAGTACGGCACGACGCTCGTCACCGGGTTCGCGCGCGTCCACGGCCACCCGGTCGGCATCGTCGCCAACAACGGCGTGCTGTTCGGCGAGTCCGCGCTCAAGGGCGCGCACTTCGTCCAGCTGTGCGACCAGCGGTCCGTGCCCCTGGTGTTCCTCCAGAACATCAGCGGGTTCATGGTCGGCCGCGAGTACGAGGCCGGGGGCATCGCCAAGCACGGCGCGAAGATGGTCACGGCGGTGGCGTGCGCGCGGGTGCCGAAGTTCACCGTCGTCATCGGCGGCTCGTTCGGCGCGGGCAACTACTCGATGTGCGGCCGGGCGTACTCGCCCCGGTTCCTGTGGATGTGGCCGAACGCCCGCATCTCCGTCATGGGCGGCGAGCAGGCCGCGTCCGTGCTCGCCACCGTGCGGCGCGACCAGCTCGGCGACGAGTGGTCGGCGGAGGACGAGGAGGCGTTCAAGGCGCCGATCCGGCAGCAGTACGAGGACCAGGGCAACCCGTACTACTCCACCGCGCGCCTGTGGGACGACGGCGTGATCGACCCGCTCGACACGCGCACCGTCCTCGGTCTGGCCCTGTCCACGGCGGCCAACGCCCCGATCGAGCCGGTGTCCTACGGCGTCTTCCGGATGTGA
- a CDS encoding SGNH/GDSL hydrolase family protein encodes MRLVRTLSSAALAIAASLALVVPAEAAAANYVALGDSYSSGTGTGSYYSDSGGCKRSQYSYPALWAASHAPASFKFVACSGARTGDVLNNQIGSVTATTSLVSISIGGNDAGFTDVITTCTFGTDSTCTNRVNQAKAYVSGTLPGLLDNVYAQIRGRAPSATVVVLGYPRLYKVPGSCNVGLSDTKRAAINSAADALHTVISARAGAKGFAYRDLRGAFAGHEICSGDWWLNSLSWPVEESYHPNRNGQRLGYLPQLNAVTG; translated from the coding sequence ATGCGCCTTGTCCGCACCCTGTCGAGCGCCGCGCTGGCGATAGCCGCGTCGCTCGCCCTCGTCGTGCCGGCCGAAGCGGCCGCCGCCAACTACGTCGCCCTCGGCGACTCCTACTCCTCCGGGACGGGCACCGGTTCCTACTACTCCGACTCCGGGGGCTGCAAGCGCAGCCAGTACAGCTACCCGGCGCTGTGGGCGGCCTCGCACGCGCCCGCCTCGTTCAAGTTCGTCGCCTGCTCGGGCGCCCGCACCGGCGACGTGCTGAACAACCAGATCGGTTCGGTCACCGCGACGACCTCCCTGGTCAGCATCTCGATCGGCGGGAACGACGCCGGGTTCACCGACGTGATCACCACCTGCACCTTCGGCACCGACTCGACCTGCACCAACCGGGTCAACCAGGCCAAGGCGTACGTCTCGGGCACCCTGCCGGGCCTGCTGGACAACGTCTACGCCCAGATCCGCGGCCGCGCCCCGTCGGCCACCGTCGTCGTGCTCGGCTACCCGCGCCTCTACAAGGTCCCCGGTTCCTGCAACGTGGGCCTGAGCGACACCAAGCGCGCCGCGATCAACTCGGCCGCCGACGCCCTGCACACCGTCATCTCGGCCAGGGCGGGCGCGAAGGGCTTCGCCTACCGCGACCTGCGCGGCGCGTTCGCCGGCCACGAGATCTGCTCCGGCGACTGGTGGCTGAACAGCCTGTCGTGGCCGGTCGAGGAGTCCTACCACCCGAACCGCAACGGTCAGCGGCTCGGCTACCTGCCGCAGCTGAACGCCGTCACCGGCTGA
- a CDS encoding SACE_7040 family transcriptional regulator, translating to MPAEPVKQSRRDQILAAAAELFARHGFHGVGIDDIGAAVGISGPALYRHFRSKDAMLGEMLTQISERLLEGGVARVETSSGPADALRELIGWHVDFALDDPALITVQIRNLANLTDPDRRRVRALQRRYVEVWVETIRKTSPEVDEPTARAAAHAVFGLINSTPHSAHLDRDQMAELLSRMALASLSGAVA from the coding sequence GTGCCAGCCGAGCCCGTGAAGCAGTCCCGCCGCGACCAGATCCTGGCCGCCGCCGCCGAGCTGTTCGCCAGGCACGGCTTCCACGGCGTGGGCATCGACGACATCGGCGCGGCGGTCGGCATCTCCGGCCCCGCCCTCTACCGCCACTTCCGCAGCAAGGACGCGATGCTCGGCGAGATGCTGACGCAGATCAGCGAGCGGCTGCTGGAGGGCGGCGTGGCGCGCGTGGAGACGTCGTCCGGACCGGCGGACGCGCTGCGCGAGCTGATCGGGTGGCACGTGGACTTCGCCCTGGACGACCCGGCGCTGATCACCGTGCAGATCCGGAACCTGGCCAACCTGACCGACCCGGACCGCCGCCGGGTGCGCGCGTTGCAGCGGCGGTACGTCGAGGTGTGGGTCGAGACGATCCGCAAGACCTCGCCGGAGGTGGACGAGCCCACCGCCCGCGCCGCCGCGCACGCCGTGTTCGGCCTGATCAACTCGACCCCGCACAGCGCCCACCTCGACCGGGACCAGATGGCGGAGCTGCTGTCGCGGATGGCCCTGGCCTCGCTGTCGGGCGCGGTGGCCTGA
- a CDS encoding phospholipase A2, whose amino-acid sequence MNDTAARSDTGGWPGLRLLARLPTWFRFVLVALAVFACGVIASRPVGATDPGPLTGDVATAARAVEAMADPGDANPLLAFPEDFDRVVGRDPRVVTAPDGTTRAIDPNGGCSGPAGDTEWDFGTGCRAHDLGYDLLRYAERKGRPLDQDARKSLDARLARDMHAQCDANPRGNGARCHATARLYAAGLEFNSWRQRWGPPGHEPVLAWGFGSAVVVFLLVARLPRRREPDPEPRPRPAADRYATFLRLAALGMVVLGQSALTVLHWAGVSANWLWLLTWLLQAIPVFYFAGGQANLLSWRAVQADHGGYGRYLAARISWLLRPVLAFVLAWLVLPLPLELLDVDKSRVEMFGRLIAHPLWFLGLYLVAVAATPVMAWLHRNARLLAPVGLVALMIAVDACRIGFGWRAGGHLNLVLGALLLQQVGFHYADGGLRRVPRRVLATLATAAVPALLALITFGGYPRTMMALPGERASNLSPPTVCLLVLGLAQICVVLLLRDRVTAWLEGHRLWRVVDFARAAPMTVYLGYLTALAALVGGLGLLDERAAFDWVVTRPRWLAVLVLLLLPVLLLFHRFERNGLPDLGRGRETHRTRLAATLGVGYGVLGVLGFVVTGFAGAAGTLVVIEVDPLQNLIHLLLGWYLLHAAHTGACHDRRPWLLTALACVPPLLVLEPTAAVVALHGATIAAALLAAIPKQDQQHAAEHRQPRQALQHP is encoded by the coding sequence ATGAACGACACGGCGGCGCGCAGCGACACCGGGGGGTGGCCGGGTCTCCGGTTGCTCGCCCGGTTACCGACCTGGTTCCGGTTCGTCCTGGTCGCGCTCGCCGTGTTCGCGTGCGGCGTGATCGCGTCCCGCCCCGTCGGGGCGACCGACCCCGGCCCGCTGACCGGCGACGTGGCGACCGCGGCGCGCGCCGTCGAGGCGATGGCCGACCCCGGCGACGCCAACCCGCTGCTGGCCTTCCCCGAGGACTTCGACCGCGTCGTCGGACGCGACCCGCGGGTGGTCACGGCACCCGACGGCACCACCCGCGCCATCGACCCGAACGGGGGCTGCTCCGGCCCCGCCGGCGACACCGAGTGGGACTTCGGCACGGGCTGCCGGGCCCACGACCTCGGCTACGACCTCCTCCGGTACGCCGAGCGGAAGGGCCGCCCCCTCGACCAGGACGCCCGCAAGTCGCTCGACGCACGGCTCGCCCGGGACATGCACGCCCAGTGCGACGCGAACCCGCGCGGCAACGGCGCGCGGTGCCACGCCACCGCGCGGCTGTACGCGGCGGGCCTGGAGTTCAACTCGTGGCGGCAGCGGTGGGGGCCGCCCGGTCACGAGCCGGTGCTCGCGTGGGGCTTCGGCAGCGCCGTCGTGGTGTTCCTGCTGGTGGCACGGCTGCCGCGCCGGCGCGAACCGGACCCGGAACCGCGGCCGCGGCCCGCCGCCGACCGGTACGCGACGTTCCTGCGGCTCGCCGCGCTCGGCATGGTGGTGCTCGGCCAGTCGGCGCTCACCGTGCTGCACTGGGCGGGCGTCAGCGCGAACTGGCTGTGGCTGCTGACCTGGCTCCTCCAGGCGATCCCGGTCTTCTACTTCGCGGGCGGCCAGGCGAACCTCCTCAGCTGGCGGGCCGTGCAGGCCGACCACGGCGGGTACGGGCGGTACCTGGCCGCGCGGATCTCGTGGCTGCTGCGGCCGGTGCTGGCGTTCGTGCTCGCCTGGCTGGTCCTGCCGCTGCCGCTGGAACTGCTCGACGTGGACAAGTCGCGGGTGGAGATGTTCGGGCGGCTGATCGCCCACCCGCTGTGGTTCCTCGGGCTCTACCTGGTGGCGGTCGCCGCGACCCCGGTCATGGCGTGGCTGCACCGCAACGCCCGGCTGCTCGCGCCGGTCGGGCTGGTCGCGCTGATGATCGCCGTCGACGCCTGCCGCATCGGGTTCGGCTGGCGCGCCGGCGGCCACCTCAACCTGGTGCTCGGCGCGCTGCTGCTCCAGCAGGTCGGCTTCCACTACGCGGACGGCGGCCTGCGACGCGTGCCGCGCCGGGTCCTCGCCACGCTCGCGACGGCCGCCGTGCCCGCCCTGCTGGCGCTGATCACGTTCGGCGGCTACCCGCGCACCATGATGGCGCTGCCCGGCGAGCGGGCGTCGAACCTCAGCCCGCCCACGGTGTGCCTGCTCGTGCTCGGCCTGGCGCAGATCTGCGTCGTCCTGCTGCTGCGGGACCGCGTCACCGCCTGGTTGGAGGGGCACCGGCTGTGGCGGGTCGTGGACTTCGCCCGCGCCGCCCCGATGACCGTCTACCTCGGCTACCTCACCGCCCTGGCCGCGCTGGTCGGCGGTCTCGGGCTGCTCGACGAGCGCGCGGCGTTCGACTGGGTCGTCACCCGGCCCCGCTGGCTGGCCGTGCTGGTGCTGCTGCTCCTGCCCGTGCTGCTGCTGTTCCACCGCTTCGAGCGGAACGGCCTGCCCGACCTCGGCCGCGGCCGGGAGACCCACCGCACCCGACTGGCCGCCACCCTCGGCGTCGGCTACGGCGTGCTGGGCGTCCTCGGGTTCGTGGTGACCGGGTTCGCCGGCGCGGCGGGCACGCTCGTCGTGATCGAGGTCGACCCGCTGCAGAACCTCATCCACCTGCTGCTCGGCTGGTACCTGCTGCACGCCGCGCACACCGGCGCCTGCCACGACCGCAGGCCCTGGCTGCTCACCGCGCTGGCCTGCGTCCCGCCGCTGCTCGTCCTGGAACCCACGGCGGCCGTGGTCGCGCTGCACGGCGCGACGATCGCGGCGGCGCTGCTGGCCGCCATACCGAAGCAGGACCAGCAGCACGCGGCCGAACACCGGCAGCCACGTCAGGCGCTCCAGCACCCGTAG
- the metX gene encoding homoserine O-acetyltransferase MetX: MSFGSTGSGSTVGETPPAAGGWREGDPNGRRRWFRGELPGASGEPALPLSIAYETWGEPNADRSNAVLVLHALTGDSHVAGGVEPGHPTPGWWDGLIGPGRALDPAEWFVVAPNVLGGCQGTTGPWSTAPDGRPWGPRFPRVSVRDQVAAEVLLADHLGVASWAAVLGGSMGGMRALEWAVTAPERVRNLLVLAAPASSSADNIALASAQLHALRLDPVGGLGVARRIAHLSYRSEAELSARFGREVQADGRYAVESYLDHHAAKLVRRFDPESYVVLTEAMNGHDVGRDRGGVREALSRVTARTIVAGIDSDRLYPLARQAEIADAVPGAGGVRVVTSPYGHDAFLIEVDQIAKLLTELLTS, encoded by the coding sequence GTGAGCTTCGGGTCCACGGGTTCCGGGTCCACTGTCGGGGAGACCCCTCCCGCCGCCGGCGGGTGGCGGGAGGGGGACCCGAACGGGCGACGCCGGTGGTTCCGCGGCGAGCTGCCGGGTGCGTCGGGCGAGCCGGCGCTGCCGCTGTCGATCGCCTACGAGACGTGGGGCGAGCCGAACGCCGACCGGTCGAACGCCGTGCTCGTGCTGCACGCCCTGACCGGGGACAGCCACGTGGCGGGCGGCGTGGAGCCGGGCCACCCGACGCCGGGCTGGTGGGACGGCCTGATCGGCCCCGGCCGCGCGCTGGACCCGGCCGAGTGGTTCGTGGTGGCGCCGAACGTGCTGGGCGGGTGCCAGGGCACCACCGGGCCGTGGTCGACCGCCCCGGACGGCCGGCCGTGGGGACCGCGGTTCCCGCGAGTGTCGGTGCGCGACCAGGTCGCCGCCGAGGTGCTGCTGGCCGACCACCTGGGCGTGGCGTCGTGGGCCGCCGTCCTCGGCGGGTCGATGGGCGGGATGCGGGCGCTGGAGTGGGCGGTGACCGCGCCCGAGCGGGTGCGGAACCTGCTTGTGCTGGCCGCGCCCGCGTCGTCGTCGGCGGACAACATCGCGCTGGCGTCGGCCCAGCTGCACGCCCTCCGGCTGGACCCCGTGGGCGGTCTCGGCGTGGCGCGCCGCATCGCGCACCTCAGCTACCGCAGCGAGGCGGAGCTGTCCGCCCGCTTCGGCCGCGAGGTGCAGGCGGACGGCCGGTACGCGGTGGAGTCGTACCTGGACCACCACGCGGCGAAGCTCGTGCGCCGGTTCGACCCGGAGAGCTACGTCGTGCTGACGGAGGCGATGAACGGCCACGACGTGGGCCGTGACCGGGGTGGCGTGCGCGAGGCGCTGTCGCGGGTCACCGCGCGCACGATCGTGGCGGGCATCGACTCGGATCGCCTCTACCCCCTGGCCCGCCAGGCCGAGATCGCCGACGCCGTCCCGGGCGCCGGCGGCGTGCGCGTGGTGACCTCGCCGTACGGGCACGACGCGTTCCTGATCGAGGTGGACCAGATCGCCAAGCTCCTGACCGAACTCCTGACCTCCTGA